From the Flavobacterium galactosidilyticum genome, one window contains:
- a CDS encoding RluA family pseudouridine synthase, translated as MNNTVDSIDLEDELYEHFRFEVPKGQAALRIDKYLMGLIQNATRNKIQTAATEGNIFVNDATVKSNYKVKANDVVRVMLTHPPYENHIIPENIPLDIVYEDETLLLINKLPGMVVHPGHGNYTGTLVHALAYHFDNLPMNSSERPGLVHRIDKDTSGLLVIAKTEAAMTHLAKQFEAKTSEREYVALVWGNVIEDQGTIEGNLARHLKDRMQMAVFADPEIGKPAITHYKVLERFGYVTLISCQLETGRTHQIRAHLKHIGHPLFNDERYGGHLILKGTTFTKYKQFIDNCFKALPRQALHAKTLGFIHPTTGEMMRFDTELPQDLEDCIEKWRNYSKSHGTDEVE; from the coding sequence ATGAATAATACTGTAGATTCAATAGATTTAGAAGACGAGTTATATGAACATTTTAGGTTTGAAGTTCCTAAAGGCCAAGCGGCTTTGCGAATTGATAAATATTTGATGGGATTAATCCAAAATGCTACTCGAAATAAAATACAAACTGCCGCAACCGAAGGGAATATTTTTGTGAATGATGCGACAGTAAAATCAAATTATAAGGTGAAAGCCAATGATGTAGTTCGCGTGATGCTGACACATCCTCCTTATGAGAACCATATTATCCCAGAGAATATTCCGCTGGATATTGTTTATGAAGACGAAACGTTATTGCTGATAAACAAATTGCCTGGAATGGTAGTACATCCTGGTCATGGGAATTACACGGGAACTTTGGTTCATGCTTTGGCCTATCATTTTGATAACTTGCCAATGAACAGCAGTGAGCGTCCTGGATTAGTACACAGAATTGATAAAGACACTTCAGGTTTGCTAGTTATTGCTAAAACCGAAGCAGCAATGACACATTTAGCTAAACAATTTGAAGCAAAAACTTCTGAAAGGGAATATGTAGCTCTTGTTTGGGGAAATGTAATAGAAGATCAAGGTACTATTGAAGGAAACTTAGCGCGTCACTTGAAAGATCGCATGCAGATGGCGGTTTTTGCTGATCCAGAAATAGGAAAGCCAGCTATTACTCATTATAAAGTTTTAGAGCGTTTTGGTTATGTCACTTTGATTTCGTGCCAACTAGAAACCGGTAGAACACACCAGATTCGTGCGCATTTAAAACACATAGGGCATCCACTTTTTAATGATGAACGTTATGGCGGTCATTTGATTTTGAAAGGAACTACGTTTACAAAATACAAGCAATTTATAGACAACTGTTTCAAAGCGTTACCAAGACAAGCTTTGCATGCTAAAACCTTAGGCTTTATCCATCCTACAACGGGTGAAATGATGCGTTTTGATACGGAACTGCCGCAAGATTTAGAAGATTGCATTGAGAAATGGAGAAATTATTCAAAATCTCATGGAACGGACGAAGTCGAATAA
- the cysK gene encoding cysteine synthase A, whose translation MQYNNILETIGNTPHVKINRLFGNNHNVWIKLERANPGASIKDRIALAMIEDAEKKGLLKEGGTIIEATSGNTGIGLAMVAAVKGYKLILVMPESMTIERRRLMSLYGAEFVLTPREKGMKGAIEEAQELVNKIPNAWSPLQFENPSNIEIHKKTTAQEIIKAFPDGLDYLITGVGTGGHITGCAEILKQHFPNLKVFAVEPEASAVISGGKPAPHPIQGIGAGFIPTNLNTDLLDGSIQVSKDEAFTYAQRAAKEEGMFVGISSGASLAAVAKKLSQIPENSKILTFCYDTGEHYLSVEGLFV comes from the coding sequence ATGCAATACAACAACATACTTGAAACAATAGGCAACACGCCACATGTAAAAATAAACAGATTATTTGGTAACAACCACAACGTTTGGATCAAACTAGAACGTGCTAATCCTGGAGCCAGCATCAAAGACAGAATAGCTTTAGCGATGATTGAAGATGCCGAAAAAAAAGGACTATTAAAAGAAGGCGGGACTATCATTGAAGCGACCTCTGGAAATACAGGAATTGGACTCGCTATGGTCGCTGCCGTAAAAGGCTATAAGTTAATTCTAGTGATGCCAGAATCGATGACCATAGAAAGACGCCGATTGATGAGTTTGTATGGCGCTGAATTTGTATTGACGCCTCGGGAAAAAGGAATGAAAGGTGCCATTGAAGAAGCGCAGGAATTAGTAAACAAAATACCAAACGCTTGGTCACCACTTCAATTTGAAAATCCTTCTAATATCGAAATTCATAAAAAAACCACTGCTCAAGAAATCATCAAAGCATTTCCTGATGGACTAGATTATCTAATCACAGGCGTAGGAACTGGCGGCCATATTACCGGTTGTGCCGAAATATTAAAACAACATTTTCCCAACCTAAAAGTATTCGCTGTAGAACCGGAAGCTTCTGCAGTTATTAGTGGCGGAAAACCCGCTCCACATCCTATTCAAGGAATTGGTGCCGGATTTATACCTACTAATCTAAATACAGATTTATTAGATGGAAGTATTCAAGTGAGCAAAGATGAAGCATTCACTTATGCACAAAGAGCCGCAAAAGAAGAAGGAATGTTCGTAGGAATATCATCAGGAGCATCATTAGCTGCAGTAGCTAAAAAACTATCTCAAATCCCTGAAAATTCAAAAATACTTACCTTTTGTTATGATACTGGTGAGCATTATTTAAGTGTTGAAGGGCTTTTTGTCTAA
- a CDS encoding serine O-acetyltransferase — protein MNTETNHFSQILNENQNKNWVRAIDSSKITNWIDDLFKIIFPEKVLETIQIEMLLEQNKARFVAILTEINKDKTTEKSRAIAKSFYAILADLYSSMQQDAQAILDTDPAADCIQEIINSYPGFFAIEIYRIANAITSLTDCLLPRILTEYAHSKTGIDIHPSATIGVPFIIDHGTGIVIGETTTIGKHVSIYQGVTLGALQVEKSMQEKKRHPTVEDHVIIYANATILGGSTIIGNHSIIGGNTFITKSVNPYSFVMQSNKNTVLNQQEIKDINFFSI, from the coding sequence ATGAATACTGAAACCAATCATTTTTCGCAAATTCTGAACGAAAACCAAAACAAAAATTGGGTTAGAGCTATCGATTCTTCAAAAATTACAAATTGGATTGATGATTTATTCAAGATAATATTTCCTGAAAAAGTACTGGAAACCATCCAAATTGAAATGCTTTTAGAGCAAAATAAAGCACGCTTCGTAGCGATTCTTACCGAAATCAATAAAGATAAAACAACAGAAAAAAGTCGAGCTATAGCAAAATCCTTTTATGCTATACTTGCAGATTTATACTCCTCGATGCAACAAGATGCACAAGCAATTTTAGATACCGATCCTGCTGCTGATTGTATTCAGGAAATTATCAACTCTTATCCTGGTTTTTTTGCCATTGAAATCTATAGAATTGCGAATGCAATTACTTCCTTGACAGATTGCCTTTTGCCTCGCATATTGACGGAATATGCGCATAGCAAAACTGGAATTGATATTCACCCTTCAGCTACTATCGGCGTTCCATTTATAATAGATCATGGTACTGGAATTGTAATTGGGGAAACAACAACCATTGGCAAACACGTGAGTATTTATCAAGGAGTTACTCTGGGAGCTTTGCAAGTTGAAAAAAGCATGCAGGAAAAAAAACGACATCCTACTGTAGAAGACCATGTGATTATTTATGCCAATGCTACAATCCTTGGCGGAAGCACTATCATAGGAAACCACAGTATCATTGGTGGAAATACGTTTATAACTAAAAGCGTAAATCCGTATTCCTTTGTGATGCAATCCAATAAAAACACTGTTTTGAACCAACAAGAAATAAAAGATATTAATTTTTTCTCGATATAA
- the lpdA gene encoding dihydrolipoyl dehydrogenase — MKYDIIVLGSGPGGYVTAIRASQLGFKVAVIEKENLGGVCLNWGCIPTKALLKSAQVFDYLKHASDYGLTVSSFDKDFPAVVQRSRTVAEGMSKGVQFLMKKNKIDVIDGFGKLKPGKKVDVTDKDNKVTEYSADHIVIATGARSRELPSLPQDGVKVIGYRQAMTLPTQPKSMIIVGSGAIGVEFAHFYNSMGTDVTIVEFMPNIVPVEDEDISKQMERSLKKAGIKIMTNSSVERIDTTGAGVKAFVKTAKGEEVIEADILLSAVGIKTNIENIGLEEVGIATDRDKILVNAYNQTNIPGYYAIGDITPGQALAHVASAEGINCVEKIAGLHVEPIDYGNVPGCTYATPEIASVGLTEKQAKEKGYELKIGKFPFSASGKAKAAGTPDGFVKVIFDAKYGEWLGCHMIGAGVTDMIAEAVVARKLETTGHEILKAIHPHPTMSEAVMEAVADAYGEVIHL, encoded by the coding sequence ATGAAATACGATATTATAGTTTTAGGAAGTGGCCCGGGTGGTTATGTTACAGCCATTAGAGCATCACAATTAGGCTTCAAAGTAGCCGTAATTGAAAAAGAAAACTTAGGTGGAGTTTGCCTAAACTGGGGTTGTATCCCAACAAAAGCATTATTAAAATCAGCACAAGTTTTTGACTATCTAAAACACGCTTCTGATTACGGATTGACTGTTTCATCTTTTGACAAAGACTTCCCTGCAGTTGTACAACGCAGTCGTACTGTAGCTGAAGGAATGAGCAAAGGAGTTCAATTCTTGATGAAAAAAAATAAAATCGACGTAATTGATGGTTTTGGAAAACTAAAACCAGGCAAAAAAGTTGATGTTACGGATAAAGACAATAAAGTTACAGAGTACAGCGCTGATCATATTGTCATCGCTACTGGAGCTCGTTCTCGTGAATTGCCAAGCTTACCGCAAGATGGTGTAAAAGTAATTGGGTACCGTCAAGCAATGACTTTACCTACACAACCTAAATCGATGATTATCGTTGGTTCTGGAGCTATTGGAGTTGAATTTGCACACTTCTACAACTCCATGGGAACTGATGTTACTATTGTAGAATTTATGCCAAATATCGTTCCTGTTGAAGACGAGGATATCTCTAAACAAATGGAGCGTTCTTTGAAAAAAGCAGGCATCAAAATCATGACTAACTCTTCTGTTGAAAGAATTGATACTACTGGTGCAGGCGTAAAAGCATTTGTAAAAACAGCAAAAGGAGAGGAAGTTATAGAAGCCGATATTTTACTTTCAGCTGTTGGAATCAAAACTAATATTGAAAACATAGGATTAGAAGAAGTAGGAATTGCTACAGATAGAGATAAAATCTTAGTAAACGCTTACAACCAAACTAATATTCCAGGATATTACGCTATTGGCGATATTACACCTGGACAAGCATTAGCGCACGTTGCTTCTGCTGAAGGAATCAACTGTGTAGAGAAAATTGCAGGACTTCACGTAGAGCCTATCGATTACGGAAACGTTCCGGGTTGTACGTATGCTACTCCTGAGATTGCTTCAGTTGGTTTAACGGAGAAACAAGCTAAAGAAAAAGGATACGAATTGAAAATTGGTAAATTCCCGTTTTCTGCTTCAGGAAAAGCAAAAGCAGCTGGAACTCCAGATGGTTTTGTAAAAGTAATTTTTGACGCAAAATACGGCGAATGGTTAGGTTGCCACATGATTGGTGCTGGTGTTACTGATATGATTGCAGAGGCAGTTGTAGCTCGTAAACTAGAAACTACAGGTCATGAAATTCTAAAAGCAATTCACCCACACCCTACCATGAGTGAAGCGGTAATGGAAGCAGTTGCGGACGCTTACGGCGAAGTAATTCACCTATAA
- a CDS encoding ABC transporter ATP-binding protein: MKAKAFDTRLFKRILRYTKPYQFRFNGVIVFAISLSIFAALRPYLLKQTVDGYIATQDQHGLLLYVSLMGIVLLLEVFSQFYFVYWANWLGQDIVKDIRTKLFQHILSFRMKYFDHVPVGQLVTRSVSDIESIARIFSQGLFMIISDLMKMVVVLIFMFYMNWKLTWIVIVAMPILVFFTRIFQRKMQVAFEEVRTQIANMNSFVQERVTGMKIVQLFNREKIEYEKFKQINDKHKKAWIKTILYNSIFFPIADIISSLTLGFIVLYGGMKILNGDTFTTFGDLFSYTMFIAMLFNPLRQIADKFNEMQLGMIAANRVFDILDTEDQIQDTGVIEAPVFKGDIQFNKVHFGYIPGEEVIKGIDLEVSAGQTIAIVGSTGAGKSTIINLLNRFYEINSGSIYIDNNNIENYTLGSLRLQIAVVLQDIFLFADTIFNNITLNNPAISRDQVLAAAKKIGVHEFIMNLPDNYDFDVKERGVMLSSGQRQLIAFLRAYVSNPSILILDEATSSIDTYSEELIQRATETITKGRTSIVIAHRLATIVNADKIVVMDKGLIVEQGTHQELINRESGYYKNLYDSQFSVAN, from the coding sequence ATGAAAGCAAAAGCATTTGATACTAGATTATTCAAACGAATATTAAGATATACCAAACCTTATCAATTTAGGTTTAATGGCGTAATTGTTTTCGCCATTTCGTTGTCCATATTTGCGGCATTACGCCCGTATTTATTGAAACAAACCGTAGATGGTTACATTGCAACCCAAGACCAACATGGCTTATTGCTTTACGTTTCTCTTATGGGAATTGTACTTTTACTAGAAGTATTCTCGCAATTTTACTTTGTTTATTGGGCGAACTGGCTGGGTCAGGATATCGTGAAAGACATTCGAACTAAACTGTTTCAACATATTTTAAGTTTCCGAATGAAATATTTTGATCACGTTCCTGTAGGACAATTAGTAACGCGTTCCGTATCAGATATTGAATCTATAGCTAGAATTTTCAGTCAAGGTTTGTTCATGATTATTAGTGACTTGATGAAAATGGTAGTCGTACTAATTTTCATGTTCTATATGAACTGGAAACTCACATGGATTGTGATTGTAGCCATGCCTATTCTGGTTTTCTTTACTCGAATATTTCAAAGAAAAATGCAAGTTGCCTTTGAAGAAGTTCGTACACAAATTGCCAACATGAACTCTTTTGTGCAAGAACGTGTAACGGGAATGAAAATCGTACAACTTTTTAACCGTGAGAAAATTGAATATGAGAAATTCAAGCAAATCAACGACAAACATAAAAAAGCTTGGATAAAAACAATACTTTACAACTCCATCTTCTTCCCTATTGCTGATATTATTTCATCACTAACCTTAGGTTTTATCGTCCTTTATGGAGGTATGAAAATATTAAACGGAGATACTTTTACCACTTTTGGAGATTTATTTTCTTACACAATGTTTATTGCTATGTTGTTTAATCCCTTGCGTCAAATTGCAGATAAATTCAATGAAATGCAACTTGGAATGATTGCGGCTAATCGTGTTTTTGATATTTTAGACACTGAAGATCAAATACAAGATACAGGAGTTATTGAAGCTCCGGTTTTTAAAGGAGACATTCAGTTTAATAAAGTTCATTTTGGATATATTCCAGGTGAAGAGGTGATCAAAGGAATCGATTTAGAAGTAAGTGCAGGACAAACTATTGCCATTGTAGGCTCGACAGGAGCTGGAAAATCAACAATTATTAATTTATTAAATCGTTTTTACGAAATTAATAGCGGTTCGATTTATATAGACAATAACAATATCGAGAATTATACTCTTGGTTCCCTACGTTTACAAATCGCAGTAGTTTTGCAAGATATTTTCCTTTTTGCCGATACTATTTTCAATAATATCACTTTAAATAATCCAGCAATTTCACGTGATCAAGTTTTGGCTGCCGCCAAAAAAATTGGCGTTCACGAATTTATCATGAATCTTCCGGATAATTATGATTTTGATGTTAAAGAACGTGGTGTTATGCTTTCGTCAGGACAGCGACAATTGATTGCTTTCTTGAGAGCGTATGTGAGTAATCCAAGCATATTGATTCTGGACGAAGCTACTTCATCTATTGACACCTATTCCGAAGAGTTAATTCAACGTGCAACTGAAACAATTACTAAAGGTAGGACATCAATTGTTATTGCACACCGTTTAGCAACGATTGTCAATGCTGATAAAATCGTGGTAATGGACAAAGGTTTGATTGTAGAACAAGGAACACATCAAGAATTAATAAACCGTGAAAGTGGGTATTACAAAAACTTGTATGACTCTCAGTTTTCAGTGGCAAATTAA
- the truA gene encoding tRNA pseudouridine(38-40) synthase TruA, translated as MRYFIKLAYNGTNYHGWQYQPNASSVQETMNKAVSTILNTEINLMGAGRTDTGVHAKEMYAHFDFEKSFEIPNVVHKLNSFLPKDIAVYDIIPVADEAHTRFDATKRTYEYHINTFKDPFLQEQCWYFHQTLDINLMNEAAHLLFNHIDFQCFSKVNTDVNTFDCTIFAAHWTQENEKLIFTISANRFLRNMVRAIVGTLINIGLHKITLADFDAIIKSKNRDKAGFSVPAHGLYLTKIEYDYL; from the coding sequence TTGAGGTATTTTATAAAATTAGCGTACAACGGAACGAATTATCATGGTTGGCAATACCAACCTAATGCATCGTCAGTACAAGAAACAATGAACAAAGCTGTTTCTACAATATTAAACACCGAAATCAATCTTATGGGAGCCGGACGCACAGATACTGGAGTTCATGCCAAAGAAATGTACGCGCATTTTGATTTTGAAAAATCTTTTGAGATTCCAAATGTGGTACACAAACTCAATTCCTTTTTACCAAAAGATATTGCAGTTTATGATATCATTCCAGTTGCTGATGAAGCGCACACTCGTTTTGACGCTACAAAAAGAACCTATGAATATCACATTAACACATTTAAAGATCCGTTTTTGCAAGAACAATGTTGGTATTTTCATCAAACATTAGACATAAATCTGATGAATGAAGCAGCGCATCTATTATTTAATCATATTGATTTTCAATGTTTCTCTAAAGTTAACACGGATGTAAATACTTTTGATTGCACAATTTTCGCAGCGCATTGGACGCAAGAAAATGAAAAGTTGATTTTCACTATTTCGGCCAATCGCTTCTTACGAAACATGGTTCGCGCCATTGTGGGAACTTTAATAAATATTGGTTTGCATAAAATTACATTAGCTGATTTTGATGCAATTATAAAAAGTAAGAATAGAGATAAAGCTGGTTTTTCAGTTCCAGCGCATGGTTTATATTTAACCAAAATAGAATACGATTATTTGTAA
- a CDS encoding metallophosphoesterase family protein: MKKILLLSDTHSHLDDTILKYVKQADEVWHAGDIGDLVVTDTIKKLKPLRCVFGNIDDAQARLEFPLHNRFMCEGVDVWITHIGGYPGKYNPNIKAEIESNPPKLFICGHSHILKVIFDKKNNLLHMNPGAAGKSGFHQVRTLLRFVIDGDKIKDLEIIEIEKRV, translated from the coding sequence ATGAAAAAAATTCTTCTGCTTTCTGATACACACAGTCATCTTGACGACACGATTTTAAAATATGTGAAACAAGCTGATGAGGTTTGGCATGCGGGCGATATTGGAGATCTGGTTGTAACGGATACTATTAAAAAGCTGAAACCTTTGAGATGTGTGTTTGGGAATATTGATGATGCTCAGGCGAGACTCGAATTTCCTTTACACAATAGATTTATGTGCGAAGGAGTAGATGTTTGGATTACGCACATTGGTGGTTATCCCGGAAAATACAATCCTAATATTAAGGCTGAAATAGAATCTAATCCTCCTAAATTATTTATTTGCGGACATTCTCATATTCTGAAGGTGATATTTGATAAAAAGAATAATCTTTTGCATATGAATCCTGGAGCAGCTGGAAAAAGTGGTTTTCATCAAGTGCGAACTCTGTTACGCTTTGTTATAGATGGTGATAAAATCAAAGATTTAGAGATTATTGAAATCGAAAAACGAGTTTAG
- a CDS encoding tetratricopeptide repeat-containing sensor histidine kinase — MIKYMMLKKFLTALILVSNIFSFTVLAQKNPSSKNDAVAIITEAKELMKTGNFEKSLIKSRTGLSLAIKIKDNNLIATSYNTIGANFDHLSESDQAFLYYKKGLAYADKTTNDVLKNWLNNNLGNIYYFDKKEYEKGIYHYKKSLEYSIKAKDSSQILFTKVNLAWAYFDRGRFEEGRPYLEYINKYHSEHGNETTIVALNMVNGMYYSYKNDVNKARFYFENAIKLGKEGDEKSDLSHSHHEYSKFLLKNGDYKNAYKNLEIYNTITDELNNEEKLNKANVAGINLQIDEYKREIDKIGNEFKTKENDLLKAKSRNKKIVIVLLAILLLLFLAFYFYSQNARLKQKNKLTDLRSKVQENTINATINGQQLERKKIASFLHDNISALLSSAGMHLHAHILQNQSPSQEIIKTKAILEQAHDQVRDLSHALMPSLLAQFGLFHALNDLCEKNSNSILDFKYSCSVDQYTRYDEDFEMKIYFIIMELSNNIIKHSDAQEAKLTLKESNNSLIIYIIDNGKGFDSNKFHALEGFGINQIKARLNNLDGTIEIDSKINLGTAIKISVPIVYQEQNS, encoded by the coding sequence ATGATAAAATATATGATGCTGAAAAAATTTCTTACTGCATTGATTTTAGTATCAAATATTTTTTCGTTTACCGTTTTGGCACAAAAAAACCCATCTTCAAAAAATGACGCTGTGGCCATTATAACAGAAGCGAAGGAATTGATGAAAACCGGTAATTTCGAAAAATCATTAATTAAATCTAGAACTGGTTTAAGTCTAGCTATTAAAATAAAAGATAACAATCTGATAGCAACTTCGTATAATACTATTGGCGCAAATTTCGACCATTTATCAGAGTCTGACCAGGCTTTTTTGTATTATAAGAAAGGTTTAGCTTATGCTGATAAAACGACTAATGATGTTCTCAAAAACTGGCTTAATAACAATTTAGGCAATATTTACTATTTTGATAAAAAGGAATATGAAAAAGGGATTTACCATTATAAAAAATCTTTAGAATATAGCATTAAAGCAAAAGATTCATCACAAATACTTTTCACAAAAGTGAACTTGGCTTGGGCTTATTTTGATAGAGGTCGTTTTGAAGAAGGTCGTCCCTATTTAGAGTACATCAACAAATACCACAGTGAGCATGGTAATGAGACGACCATTGTCGCTTTAAATATGGTAAACGGAATGTACTATAGCTATAAAAATGATGTGAACAAAGCTCGCTTTTATTTTGAAAATGCTATAAAATTAGGAAAAGAAGGAGATGAAAAATCTGATTTATCACATTCTCATCATGAATATTCTAAGTTTTTGCTTAAAAATGGTGATTATAAAAATGCCTATAAAAATCTCGAAATTTATAATACTATTACTGACGAATTAAACAATGAAGAGAAACTAAATAAAGCCAACGTTGCAGGAATTAATTTGCAAATTGACGAATATAAAAGAGAAATTGACAAGATCGGAAACGAATTCAAAACGAAAGAAAACGATTTATTAAAAGCAAAATCTAGAAATAAAAAAATTGTTATCGTATTACTGGCAATACTACTATTATTATTTTTAGCCTTTTACTTCTACTCCCAAAACGCGCGGCTAAAGCAAAAAAACAAACTCACAGACCTAAGAAGTAAAGTTCAAGAAAACACCATTAACGCCACTATAAATGGTCAACAATTAGAACGAAAAAAGATCGCCTCATTCTTACACGATAACATTAGTGCTCTCCTATCATCCGCAGGAATGCATCTTCACGCTCATATACTACAAAATCAGTCTCCTTCTCAGGAAATCATTAAAACGAAAGCTATTTTAGAACAAGCTCATGATCAGGTTCGTGATTTATCACATGCATTGATGCCTTCTCTTTTAGCGCAATTTGGTCTATTCCATGCTTTAAATGATTTATGCGAAAAAAATTCAAATTCAATTCTTGACTTTAAATACTCTTGCTCGGTCGATCAATATACGCGCTATGATGAGGATTTCGAAATGAAAATTTATTTTATAATCATGGAACTTTCAAACAATATCATAAAACATAGTGATGCGCAAGAAGCAAAATTAACACTTAAGGAAAGTAACAATTCCCTTATAATTTATATTATTGACAACGGAAAAGGATTTGATTCCAACAAATTTCATGCTCTTGAAGGTTTTGGTATTAACCAAATCAAAGCACGACTGAACAACTTAGATGGAACTATTGAAATAGATTCTAAAATAAATTTGGGAACAGCTATCAAAATTAGCGTACCAATTGTATATCAAGAACAAAATAGCTAA
- a CDS encoding response regulator yields the protein MLKTTRIYLADDHQILIDGIKTLLHTNASFEVVGFSITGTDLYEEVLNSKADILILDINMPGKDGIQVIKEFSKKGFPCKIIVLSSHDDLRIIKEVMKLGSSGYLTKKCAGENIIEAIQSINSGEEYFCKHVREKIFTTVTKGNPKMNKPELPINFILTERELEIIILISLEFSGKEISDHLFISTNTVETHRKNIMKKLDAKNSISLVKYAIKNKLIKP from the coding sequence ATGTTAAAAACTACCCGAATATATCTTGCTGACGACCATCAAATCCTTATTGATGGCATTAAAACCTTACTTCACACTAACGCTTCATTTGAAGTCGTAGGCTTTTCAATAACTGGTACTGATTTGTATGAGGAAGTACTAAACAGCAAAGCTGATATATTGATTCTTGACATCAACATGCCCGGAAAAGATGGAATTCAAGTCATTAAAGAGTTTTCTAAGAAAGGTTTTCCTTGTAAGATTATTGTCTTGTCAAGTCACGATGATTTAAGGATAATAAAAGAAGTGATGAAATTAGGCAGCAGCGGCTATTTGACAAAAAAATGTGCGGGTGAGAATATCATTGAAGCCATTCAAAGCATTAATAGTGGAGAAGAGTATTTTTGTAAACATGTTCGGGAAAAAATATTTACTACAGTTACCAAGGGAAATCCAAAAATGAACAAACCTGAACTTCCCATTAATTTCATTTTAACCGAAAGAGAATTAGAAATCATTATTTTAATCTCTTTAGAATTTAGCGGAAAAGAAATCAGTGACCACTTATTTATTAGTACAAATACTGTAGAGACACATCGGAAAAATATAATGAAAAAACTGGATGCTAAAAATTCCATAAGTCTTGTAAAATATGCCATTAAAAACAAATTGATAAAACCCTGA
- a CDS encoding DUF4293 family protein: MIQRIQTIYLFLTFVVTGVLLFFIPLWTMSDSKEYFFMQSQVYTILLGLSTTLTLLSIVSYKKRQNQFVMGRLNIILNLILLGLFVYRSLNLSGETPAVSEKGIGMFLPVVAIVLLVLANKAIKKDEDLVKSVDRLR, from the coding sequence ATGATACAGAGAATTCAAACCATTTATTTATTTCTTACGTTCGTAGTAACGGGCGTTTTACTATTTTTTATTCCTTTATGGACCATGAGTGATAGTAAGGAGTATTTTTTTATGCAAAGTCAAGTTTACACTATTTTGCTAGGATTGAGTACAACGTTGACCTTATTAAGTATTGTTTCTTACAAAAAAAGACAAAATCAATTTGTTATGGGCAGATTGAACATAATATTAAATTTGATTTTATTAGGATTGTTTGTATATCGTTCACTAAATTTATCTGGAGAGACACCCGCTGTTTCTGAGAAAGGTATTGGGATGTTTCTACCTGTAGTTGCTATCGTGTTATTAGTATTAGCTAATAAGGCCATCAAAAAGGATGAAGATCTTGTAAAATCTGTGGACAGATTGAGGTAA